The Papaver somniferum cultivar HN1 chromosome 3, ASM357369v1, whole genome shotgun sequence genome includes a region encoding these proteins:
- the LOC113359531 gene encoding uncharacterized protein LOC113359531 has product MSNNGVSNVVCNCSYNSSTICHITNIELKRLYLSGELPDEFANLPYLQELDLTVNYLYGSIPKAWKTLPLVNLSLLANNVKGMIPNEIAEIITLEYLLLTDNQLEGPIPPELGKLTRLKGLALSGNNFTGTLPATFANLKDMIDFRIAGTNFSGKIPDFIGNWTKLLRLDMRGTSMEGPIPSTIFRLKNLTTLRISDLKGPNMPFPDLRDMNSMQLLELRNCLIYGSIPSNIVEIMPGLKKLDLSFNGLTGDIQSLQEIPSLQNMYLTNNSLTGQTPAWITNAKRNFDLSYNNFTGPSQSGCQDSNLNKISSYSSAEDHSVSWCLKKDLPCFTKSQYYSFFINCGGLEMTVGGEKYDADLSPMGPSSFFFYNDNWACSNTGDFVGSTRANYFTQASTNMSVTGLYSTARISPLSLKYYGLCLRPGNYKVKLHFAEIMFPIDQTADGIGTRVFDVSIQGKKVLKDFNIEVAAKGVGKSVIKEYDVDVTNSTLEIHLYWAGKGTTLIPSDIAYGPLISAIAVTPNFDPNKGRVSVGIIAGVIAASCFLILLILAILWKKGFIGKNNLEDKELKELLQTSYFTLREIKAATSNFDSANKIGEGGFGPVYKGVRPDGSVIAVKQLSAKSMQGNREFVNEINMISAIQHRNLVKLFGCCVERNQLLVIYEYMENNSLARALFGCADQRLNLNWPTRHGICLDIAKGLAYLHEESRLKIVHRDIKATNVLLDKDFTARISDFGLAKLDEEEKTHISTRIAGTVGYMAPEYVMRGCLTYKADVYSFGVVALEIVSGKSNSSYIPKDEFVSCLLDWAYVLKEEGNLLDLVDPSLESNYSLEEVLSMSNIALLCTNPSPSLRPLMSTVVSMLEGRTSVPESLAKIPVQESRVISGGPRADDTRSWTSGGISYENQTQMSTFSRESVLLESKSSMEDPWQFDSTVSYQSRDEEEYAEHTACSALSILHWWIRIWLLCRFCNKKRQQSGVVVIESRYMDMKLISHVISNKHFSFLILLSFIVLNCLEEFISDAYILPEDEACSQLKQLHLTGELPDEFANLPYLQEIDLNVNYLSGSIPKAWKTLPLVNLAMLANNIGGSIPKEIAEIVTLQHLVLQDNQFEGPLPPELGKLTRLTQLALSGNNFTGVLPETFANLKNMADFRIAGTSISGKIPDFFGNWTQLIDLDIRGTSMEGPIPSTIFHLKNLTKLRVSDLKGQNTPFPDFQDMNRMSELELRNCLIKGLIPSNIGEMMPGLTRLDLSFNILTGDIHSLQEIPNLKHLYLTNNQLTGQIPLWITNTKQNFDLSYNNFTGPSQSGCQDSNLNKISSYTSDEDRSIAWCLKKDLPCGTKSKYYSFFINCGGSEMAIGDNKYDADVSPMGPSSFYSYNDKWACSTTGDFIVPLLKGKPNYLTQASPNITVTGLYMTARISPLSLKYYGICLHPGNYKVKLHFAEIMFPIGKTAAGIGTRLFDVSIQGKRYLKDFNIEEEAKGVGKSIIKEYDVDVTNSTLEIHLYWAGKGTNFIPSDFAYGPLISAIAVTPNFIGQIKADSEPNRGHISVGVLVGTVAASCVLILLILAILWKKGCLGKKNKELRELSQRGGFTLREIETATWNFAYKIGEGGFGPVYKGQLPDGSQIAVKQLSAMSNQGSREFVNEIGIISGLQHPNLVKLFGCCVEENQLLVIYEYMENNSLARALYGKAGERLNLNWPTRLRICSDIAEGLAYLHEESRLKIVHRDIKATNVLLDKYFTARISDFGLAKLDVEENTHISTRVAGTLGYMAPEYAISGHLTYKADIYSFGVVVLEIVSGKKNTKYRPNDECTCLLDWANVLKEQGRLLDLIDPILESNYSKSEVLRVLNIGILCTNPSAVLRPKMSTVVAMLDGRLPVRESCVVRGPRTDNSRSSASEGTSYDSRTHTSTSSRGSTLLEMSNSSVEDPRQVTLSTYYSMKKEEEEEIREHSSG; this is encoded by the exons ATGAGTAACAATGGCGTGAGTAATGTTGTGTGCAACTGTTCTTACAACTCATCTACCATCTGCCATATCACGAATAT TGAGCTGAAACGTCTCTACTTGAGTGGAGAATTACCTGATGAATTTGCAAATCTTCCCTACCTGCAAGAATT GGATTTAACTGTCAACTATCTCTATGGGTCTATTCCTAAGGCTTGGAAAACTCTTCCACTGGTCAATCT GTCTCTCTTGGCAAACAACGTTAAGGGAATGATTCCAAATGAAATTGCTGAGATTATTACGTTAGAATATTT ATTGTTGACAGATAATCAGCTTGAAGGACCCATTCCTCCAGAGCTTGGCAAGCTGACCAGATTGAAGGGATT AGCTCTCTCTGGGAACAATTTCACAGGAACTTTACCTGCAACCTTTGCTAATCTGAAGGACATGATAGATTT TAGGATAGCTGGGACTAATTTCTCTGGGAAAATACCTGATTTCATTGGGAATTGGACAAAATTACTTCGGCT AGATATGCGAGGCACATCAATGGAGGGGCCAATCCCTTCCACCATATTCCGCTTGAAGAACTTAACAACGCT GAGAATTTCTGATTTAAAGGGACCAAACATGCCCTTCCCTGATTTGCGGGATATGAACAGTATGCAGCTACT CGAGCTAAGAAATTGCTTGATTTATGGGTCGATTCCATCAAACATTGTAGAGATCATGCCTGGACTAAAGAAACT AGACTTGAGCTTCAATGGACTGACTGGTGACATTCAAAGCCTCCAAGAAATACCATCCCTACAAAACAT GTATCTCACTAACAACTCATTGACTGGACAGACACCAGCATGGATAACAAATGCTAAACGGAACTT TGACCTATCATACAACAATTTTACTGGGCCATCTCAATCAGGTTGCCAGGATTCAAACTT GAATAAAATCTCGAGTTATTCATCAGCAGAAGACCACTC AGTTAGCTGGTGCTTGAAGAAGGATCTACCCTGCTTCACAAAATCCCAAT ATTATTCCTTTTTCATTAATTGTGGTGGCTTGGAGATGACTGTCGGAGGTGAGAAGTATGATGCAGATTTATCACCGATGGGACCATCATCATTCTTCTTTTACAATGACAATTGGGCTTGTAGTAATACAGGAGATTTTGTTGGATCCACCAGAGCTAACTATTTTACTCAAGCGAGTACGAACATGTCAGTGACAGGCTTATACTCGACAGCTCGTATTTCTCCTCTCTCACTTAAGTACTACGGCCTTTGCTTACGTCCGGGAAATTATAAAGTGAAGCTTCACTTTGCTGAAATAATGTTCCCAATTGACCAAACGGCTGACGGCATTGGAACACGGGTATTTGATGTATCAATCCAA GGTAAAAAAGTATTGAAGGATTTTAATATTGAAGTAGCAGCAAAAGGTGTTGGGAAGAGTGTTATTAAAGAATATGATGTAGATGTTACAAATAGCACTCTTGAGATTCACTTATACTGGGCGGGGAAAGGAACTACTCTCATCCCCTCGGACATTGCATATGGACCTCTTATTTCAGCTATCGCAGTCACACCAA ACTTCGATCCTAACAAGGGTCGCGTATCTGTTGGAATAATTGCTGGCGTTATAGCTGCTTCATGTTTTCTAATTTTATTGATTCTGGCAATTCTTTGGAAGAAAGGTTTCATTGGAAAAAATAATCTCGAGGACAAAG AACTTAAGGAGCTATTGCAGACGAGTTACTTCACTCTGAGAGAAATTAAAGCAGCAACCAGTAATTTTGATTCTGCAAATAAAATAGGTGAAGGTGGGTTTGGTCCGGTTTACAAG GGCGTTCGCCCAGATGGTTCAGTAATTGCTGTCAAGCAACTCTCTGCCAAGTCAATGCAAGGAAATCGCGAATTTGTAAATGAAATTAACATGATTTCTGCTATACAACACCGTAATCTTGTGAAACTTTTTGGCTGTTGTGTTGAAAGAAACCAGCTTTTGGTAATTTACGAATATATGGAAAATAATAGTCTTGCTCGTGCTCTATTTG GTTGTGCAGATCAACGATTGAACTTAAACTGGCCAACAAGGCATGGGATTTGTTTGGACATAGCCAAAGGTTTAGCTTATCTTCATGAAGAATCAAGGCTCAAAATTGTGCACAGAGACATAAAGGCAACTAATGTTCTTCTTGATAAAGATTTTACTGCGAGGATATCTGATTTTGGTTTGGCTAAACTTGACGAGGAGGAGAAAACCCACATCAGCACACGTATAGCCGGAACTGT AGGTTACATGGCCCCAGAATATGTAATGAGGGGTTGCTTGACTTACAAAGCAGACGTTTACAGCTTTGGAGTTGTTGCATTAGAGATAGTCAGTGGAAAGAGCAACTCAAGTTACATACCGAAGGACGAGTTCGTCAGCTGTCTTCTTGACTGG GCTTATGTACTAAAAGAGGAAGGAAATCTGCTTGACCTCGTTGATCCCAGTCTCGAATCAAACTATTCATTGGAAGAAGTTTTGAGTATGTCAAACATAGCTCTGTTATGCACAAACCCATCTCCTAGTCTCAGACCATTAATGTCTACTGTTGTGAGCATGCTTGAAGGTCGAACTTCAGTCCCCGAATCACTTGCGAAAATACCAGTCCAAGAATCACGTGTTATAAGTGGTGGTCCAAGGGCTGATGACACGAGATCTTGGACATCTGGCGGAATCTCGTATGAGAACCAAACACAGATGTCAACCTTTTCTCGAGAGAGTGTTTTACTAGAAAGTAAATCATCAATGGAAGATCCATGGCAGTTCGATTCCACAGTGTCTTACCAaagtagagatgaagaagaata TGCAGAGCATACGGCTTGCTCTGCACTTTCTATATTGCATTGGTGGATTCGCATCTGGCTTCTCTGTAGATTTTGTAACAAAAAGAGGCAACA GAGTGGAGTAGTTGTTATTGAAAGCAGATACATGGATATGAAGCTAATATCTCATGTCATCTCAAACAAGCATTTCTCATTTCTAATTCTTCTGTCGTTTATTGTGTTGAACTGCTTGGAAGAATTCATCTCGGATGCTTATATTCTACCAGAAGATGAAG CATGCAGTCAGTTGAAACAACTACACTTAACTGGAGAATTACCCGACGAATTTGCAAATCTTCCTTATCTGCAAGAAAT AGATTTAAATGTCAACTATCTCAGTGGGTCTATTCCTAAAGCTTGGAAAACTCTTCCACTGGTCAATCT GGCTATGCTGGCAAATAACATTGGGGGATCAATTCCAAAAGAAATTGCTGAAATTGTTACTTTACAACATTT GGTGTTGCAAGATAATCAGTTTGAAGGTCCCCTTCCTCCAGAGCTTGGCAAGCTTACCAGATTGACACAATT AGCTCTTTCTGGGAACAATTTCACTGGAGTTTTACCTGAAACATTTGCTAATCTGAAGAACATGGCAGATTT CAGGATAGCTGGGACTAGTATCTCTGGGAAAATACCCGATTTCTTTGGGAATTGGACGCAACTTATTGACCT GGATATACGGGGTACATCAATGGAGGGGCCTATCCCTTCCACCATATTCCACCTGAAGAATTTAACAAAACT GAGGGTGTCAGACTTAAAGGGACAAAACACGCCCTTCCCAGATTTCCAGGATATGAATAGAATGTCCGAACT GGAACTGAGAAATTGCCTGATTAAAGGTTTAATCCCATCAAACATTGGAGAGATGATGCCTGGACTAACGAGACT AGACCTGAGCTTCAATATACTTACAGGGGACATTCATAGCCTACAAGAAATTCCAAATCTAAAACACCT GTATCTCACCAACAACCAACTGACTGGACAAATCCCGCTATGGATAACAAACACTAAGCAGAACTT TGACCTGTCATACAACAATTTTACTGGACCATCTCAGTCTGGTTGTCAGGATTCAAATTT GAACAAAATATCGAGTTATACATCTGATGAGGACCGGTC AATTGCTTGGTGCTTGAAAAAGGATCTACCCTGCGGCACAAAATCCAAAT ATTATTCCTTTTTCATTAATTGTGGTGGCTCGGAGATGGCTATTGGAGACAACAAGTATGACGCCGATGTATCACCAATGGGCCCGTCGTCATTTTACTCCTACAATGATAAATGGGCTTGCAGTACTACGGGGGATTTTATCGTACCCTTACTTAAAGGCAAACCTAACTATCTTACTCAAGCGAGTCCAAACATAACAGTTACAGGCTTATACATGACGGCTCGTATTTCACCACTCTCACTCAAGTACTATGGCATCTGTTTACATCCAGGAAATTATAAAGTGAAGCTTCACTTTGCTGAAATAATGTTCCCTATTGGCAAAACAGCTGCCGGCATTGGGACACGCTTATTCGATGTATCAATTCAA GGTAAAAGATATTTGAAGGATTTTAATATTGAAGAAGAAGCAAAAGGTGTTGGGAAGAGCATCATTAAAGAGTATGATGTTGATGTTACTAATAGCACTCTAGAGATTCACTTATACTGGGCGGGGAAAGGAACTAATTTCATTCCGTCTGACTTTGCTTACGGACCTCTTATTTCAGCTATAGCAGTCACACCAA ACTTTATCGGTCAAATTAAAGCCGACTCTGAACCTAACAGGGGTCACATATCAGTTGGAGTACTTGTCGGCACTGTAGCTGCTTCATGTGTTCTAATCTTATTGATTCTGGCAATTCTTTGGAAGAAAGGTTGCCTTGGGAAAAAGAACAAAG AACTTAGAGAGCTATCACAGAGAGGTGGCTTTACTTTACGAGAAATTGAAACCGCAACCTGGAATTTTGCATATAAAATTGGTGAAGGTGGGTTTGGTCCGGTTTACAAG GGCCAACTGCCAGATGGATCACAAATTGCTGTCAAGCAACTCTCTGCCATGTCAAATCAAGGCAGCCGCGAATTCGTGAATGAAATTGGCATTATTTCTGGTTTACAGCACCCTAATCTCGTGAAGCTTTTCGGTTGTTGTGTTGAAGAAAACCAGCTTCTGGTAATTTATGAATATATGGAAAACAATAGTCTTGCCCGTGCTCTATATG GTAAAGCAGGGGAACGACTGAACTTGAACTGGCCTACAAGGCTTAGGATTTGTTCGGACATTGCCGAAGGTTTAGCTTATCTTCATGAAGAATCAAGGCTGAAAATTGTGCACAGAGACATAAAGGCAACTAATGTTCTCCTGGATAAGTATTTTACTGCAAGGATATCTGATTTTGGTTTAGCTAAACTTGATGTGGAGGAGAACACCCACATCAGCACACGTGTAGCAGGAACACT AGGTTACATGGCTCCAGAATATGCAATCAGTGGTCACTTGACTTACAAGGCAGACATTTACAGCTTCGGAGTTGTTGTGTTAGAGATTGTCAGTGGAAAGAAGAACACAAAATACAGGCCAAATGATGAGTGCACCTGTCTTCTTGACTGG GCAAATGTACTAAAAGAGCAAGGACGTCTCCTGGATCTGATTGACCCCATTCTGGAGTCCAACTATTCAAAGAGCGAAGTTTTGAGAGTGCTAAATATAGGTATCTTATGCACTAACCCATCTGCTGTTCTTAGACCAAAGATGTCTACCGTTGTGGCCATGCTCGATGGTCGACTGCCGGTCCGAGAATCATGTGTGGTGCGTGGTCCGAGGACAGACAATTCGAGGTCCAGTGCCTCTGAAGGAACCTCTTATGATAGCCGAACACATACATCAACCTCTTCTCGAGGGAGTACTCTACTAGAGATGAGTAATTCATCAGTGGAGGATCCAAGGCAGGTTACACTTTCGACTTACTACAGTATgaaaaaagaagaggaagaagaaattaGAGAACACTCAAGCGGCTAA